A stretch of Tenrec ecaudatus isolate mTenEca1 chromosome 2, mTenEca1.hap1, whole genome shotgun sequence DNA encodes these proteins:
- the LOC142440373 gene encoding olfactory receptor 14C36-like, which translates to MPNSTIVTEFLLTRFSDVWEFRVLHTVLFSLMYLATLTGNLLIVTVITVDQRLHTPMYFFILNLSVWDMCYISVTVPKACVVFLLNNRVISVVGCAAQVFLVLLCAYAELLLLTFMARDRYVAICQPLHYHVIMTPRVCVQMTLASVLSGLVYAGVHTGNTFHLSFCHSNVVYQFFCDAPSLLKLSCSDTLTNEITIFVSVIISAGGCFFFIIMSYIHIFSTVFKFPTRRERRKAFSTCIPHILIVIIFVGSGSAVYLKPTSNSPLIQDMVISVFYCIAPPFLNPVIYTLRNKQIKEAIWKVMRRTFTSFRRMIIITTHSYFDFKS; encoded by the coding sequence ATGCCTAACTCTACCATAGTGACCGAATTTCTACTTACAAGATTTTCTGATGTGTGGGAGTTCAGAGTCTTGCACACAGTGTTATTTTCACTAATGTACTTGGCGACTCTCACAGGAAATCTTCTCATTGTCACAGTAATCACTGTTGACCAAAGGCTTCATACACCCATGTATTTCTTTATCCTGAATCTCTCTGTCTGGGACATGTGTTACATTTCTGTGACTGTACCCAAGGCGTGTGTCGTCTTCCTGCTAAACAACAGGGTGATATCCGTGGTTGGATGTGCAGCTCAGGTTTTCCTGGTGCTTTTATGTGCTTATGCAGAGTTGCTGCTGCTCACGTTCATGGCCcgtgaccgctatgtggccatctgccagcccctccactaccatgtgaTCATGACCCCTCGTGTCTGTGTCCAAATGACGCTGGCCTCTGTGCTCAGTGGTCTGGTCTATGCAGGTGTGCACACTGGGAACacattccatttgtccttctgtcATTCTAATGTGGTTTATCAGTTTTTCTGTGATGCCCCTTCTCTGCTGAAGCTCTCCTGCTCTGACACCTTAACCAATGAAATTACAATTTTTGTCTCTGTAATAATATCAGCTGGGGGCTGCTTTTTTTTCATCATCATGTCTTATATTCACATATTTTCGACTGTGTTCAAGTTTCCAACCAGAAGAGAACGAAGAAAGGCCTTTTCCACCTGTATCCCGCACATCCTCATTGTCATAATTTTCGTGGGCTCTGGTTCTGCTGTGTATTTGAAGCCAACCTCCAACTCCCCTCTGATCCAGGACATGGTCATTTCTGTGTTCTATTGTATAGCTCCTCCCTTCTTGAATCCTGTCATCTATACCCTTAGGAACAAGCAGATAAAGGAGGCTATCTGGAAAGTTATGAGAAGAACATTCACTTCATTCAGGAGAATGATCATTATAACAACACATTCTTACTTTGATTTTAAGAGCTGA
- the LOC142440374 gene encoding olfactory receptor 14C36-like — MPNSTTVTEFLLTGFSDVWEFRVLHTMLFLLVYLATLTGNLLIVTVIIVDQRLHTPMYFFILNLSVLDMCYISVTVPKACVIFLLNNRVISMVGCAAQIFLVVLCACTELLLLTIMARDRYVAICQPLHYHVIMTPRVCVQMTLASVLSGLVYAGVHTGNTFHLSFCHSNVVHQFFCDIPSLLKLSCSNILTNQISIFVSATIVAGGCFSFITKSYIHIFSTVLKFPTRAEHRKAFSTCIPHILIVIVFISSGAAVNLKPTSNSPLIQDMVISVFYSVVPPFLNPVIYTLRNKQIKESIWKVMRRTLTSFRKVIIISTHSYFDCKS; from the coding sequence ATGCCTAACTCTACCACAGTGACTGAATTTCTGCTTACAGGATTTTCTGATGTGTGGGAGTTCAGAGTCTTGCACACAATGTTATTTTTACTAGTGTATTTGGCTACTCTCACAGGGAATCTTCTCATTGTCACAGTGATCATTGTTGACCAAAGACTTCATACCCCCATGTATTTCTTTATCCTGAATCTCTCTGTCTTGGACATGTGTTACATTTCTGTGACTGTACCCAAGGCGTGTGTCATCTTCCTGCTAAACAACAGGGTGATTTCCATGGTTGGATGTGCAGCTCAGATTTTCCTCGTGGTGTTATGTGCTTGTACAGAGTTGCTGCTGCTCACCATCATGGCCcgtgaccgctatgtggccatctgccagcccctccactaccatgtgaTCATGACCCCTCGTGTCTGTGTCCAAATGACGCTGGCCTCTGTGCTCAGTGGTCTGGTCTATGCAGGTGTGCACACTGGGAACacattccatttgtccttctgtcATTCTAATGTGGTTCATCAGTTTTTCTGTGATATCCCCTCTCTGCTGAAGCTCTCCTGCTCTAACATCTTAACCAATCAAATCTCAATTTTTGTCTCTGCAACAATAGTAGCTGGTGGCTGCTTTTCCTTCATCACCAAGTCTTATATTCacatattttctactgtgctcAAGTTTCCAACCAGAGCAGAACACAGAAAGGCCTTTTCCACCTGTATCCCACACATCCTCATTGTCATAGTTTTCATCAGTTCTGGAGCTGCTGTGAATCTGAAGCCAACCTCCAACTCCCCTCTGATTCAGGACATGGTCATTTCTGTGTTTTACTCTGTAGTTCCTCCTTTCTTGAATCCTGTCATCTACACTCTTAGGAACAAGCAGATAAAAGAGTCTATCTGGAAAGTTATGAGAAGAACCCTCACTTCATTCAGGAAAGTTATCATTATATCAACACATTCCTACTTTGATTGTAAGAGCTGA